A genomic window from Brevibacillus agri includes:
- a CDS encoding acyltransferase family protein, translated as MYTDSKILKSLFYIQLFSSFLVVVGHFTASVLYFNDPFWVVALNQISRYGTVLLTIATGYLTAYSFEAKSPAFREFFTGKLVYIFLPYLVSGILYHYLLKKDMPHTAEDYANIFMGKTGDHLYFVFMICQYYVFAYFFRKWITKQNILYVIWILLAVQYVYINYLHKGWLGLSTRHMLPSWIFTLYMGHLLYWYREAILSFLRNNRSILMLLTGIATAAAMFFVVSSKLYVAVHLSFVFATLLSFLVLMVFFLELVDHLRLKFRKGLTYFIFLFHSAFLILFKDFLFEQYGEVAWVFQNTWYSLLYLGLIFGCSCLLSLLLVYLVRGLEQLGKMLGRGRRERLQ; from the coding sequence ATGTACACCGATTCAAAAATTTTGAAATCGCTTTTTTACATCCAACTATTCTCCAGCTTTTTGGTTGTGGTCGGTCATTTCACGGCATCGGTGCTTTACTTCAACGATCCTTTCTGGGTTGTCGCCCTCAATCAGATCAGCCGCTACGGCACCGTGCTGCTGACGATCGCGACCGGCTATTTGACCGCCTATTCTTTTGAAGCGAAAAGCCCGGCGTTCCGCGAGTTTTTTACGGGCAAGCTCGTGTACATTTTTCTGCCTTACCTCGTTTCCGGCATTTTGTATCACTATTTGCTGAAAAAGGACATGCCTCACACCGCTGAGGACTACGCCAACATTTTCATGGGGAAAACGGGCGATCACCTGTACTTCGTGTTCATGATTTGCCAGTATTACGTGTTTGCCTACTTTTTCCGCAAGTGGATTACGAAACAGAACATTTTGTACGTCATCTGGATTCTGCTTGCGGTGCAATACGTCTACATCAACTACTTGCACAAAGGCTGGCTTGGGCTGTCCACCCGCCATATGCTGCCAAGCTGGATTTTCACGCTCTACATGGGGCATCTGCTGTACTGGTACCGAGAAGCCATTCTGTCTTTTTTGCGCAACAACCGCTCCATCCTGATGCTCTTGACGGGCATCGCTACAGCCGCGGCCATGTTTTTTGTCGTCTCAAGCAAGCTGTACGTGGCGGTGCACCTGAGCTTCGTTTTCGCGACACTGCTGTCTTTTCTCGTGCTCATGGTCTTCTTTCTGGAACTGGTGGATCACCTTCGTCTCAAGTTCCGCAAAGGCTTGACCTACTTCATTTTCCTGTTTCACTCCGCCTTTTTGATCCTGTTCAAAGACTTTTTGTTTGAGCAATACGGAGAGGTCGCCTGGGTTTTTCAAAACACGTGGTACTCGCTGTTGTACCTGGGCCTGATCTTCGGATGCAGTTGCCTGCTGTCGCTGCTATTGGTCTATCTGGTGCGAGGGCTGGAGCAACTGGGGAAAATGCTTGGGAGAGGACGGCGGGAGCGGCTGCAATAA
- a CDS encoding cold-shock protein — protein MYFSKKAVVPVEEEETDVWTCSNDGCTCWMRDNFSFDESPSCPFCHSQMVKDTRVLPVLTNHSKRNS, from the coding sequence GTGTATTTCTCGAAGAAAGCAGTTGTTCCGGTCGAAGAAGAGGAAACAGATGTGTGGACGTGCAGCAATGATGGGTGTACGTGCTGGATGAGAGATAACTTTTCCTTTGACGAGAGCCCGAGCTGCCCCTTTTGCCATTCGCAAATGGTAAAGGATACCCGGGTGCTTCCGGTTCTGACCAATCACAGCAAGCGAAACTCATGA
- a CDS encoding response regulator, with product MLSLNGGTIQVSSTFCELLGCNREQAVSDFDIDAFFAHLQSCTAEPNRLIPYIKAVALGEGDAQEDSIVFELTSPVKRYIQLYAEPLYRNQRKWSTLLVYRDITKEYEIDQMKSEFVSTVSHELRTPLASVLGFAVYPFSTAQETLDAIYRLRPDAVVLDLILQDGESGWKVIEAMQENPELKTIPIVISSAFEEKKKAFDLGAKGYLLKPYHPDTLLKAILLAVTSHESAGQILIPDQL from the coding sequence TTGCTTTCTCTCAACGGCGGAACGATCCAGGTGAGCAGCACGTTTTGCGAGCTGCTTGGCTGCAATCGCGAGCAGGCCGTATCGGACTTTGACATCGACGCGTTTTTCGCCCATCTGCAAAGCTGCACGGCAGAGCCTAACCGTCTCATCCCGTACATCAAAGCAGTCGCGCTGGGCGAAGGCGATGCGCAAGAGGACAGCATCGTCTTTGAACTGACCTCTCCTGTCAAACGGTACATCCAACTCTACGCGGAGCCTTTGTACCGCAACCAGCGGAAGTGGAGCACGCTGCTGGTTTACCGGGACATCACGAAGGAATACGAGATTGACCAGATGAAATCCGAATTTGTCAGCACCGTGAGCCACGAGTTGCGCACCCCGCTGGCGAGCGTGCTGGGCTTTGCAGTCTATCCTTTTTCCACGGCACAGGAGACGCTCGACGCCATTTACCGCCTGCGTCCGGATGCGGTCGTGCTCGACCTGATTTTGCAAGATGGCGAGAGCGGCTGGAAGGTCATCGAGGCGATGCAGGAAAACCCGGAGCTGAAGACGATCCCGATCGTCATTTCCAGCGCGTTTGAGGAAAAGAAAAAAGCGTTTGATTTGGGAGCAAAGGGCTATTTGCTAAAGCCTTACCATCCCGACACTTTGTTGAAGGCGATCTTGCTCGCCGTCACCAGCCACGAATCGGCCGGACAAATTTTAATTCCCGATCAGTTGTGA
- a CDS encoding IS30 family transposase, giving the protein MSYTHLSITERSELALLHRLGWSARAIARELKRHHATIARELKRGCKAGEYQAEAAHEVYEKRRERSVPRGKRTPEREHYIASKLAQTWSPEQIAGRMSQECPEQKVSFKTMYRWLYQGFLVKGDTTVLRHKGKRRRPIETRGRFNVGKSIRQRPKEVRKRESFGHWERDTVVSSRGKSKACVATFAERKTRFYLAVKMPDRTSASMEKAFGFVAESLPKGSFQTATVDRGKEFACYERLESAHGVNIYFADPYSSWQRGTNENANGLLREFFPKGKDFAEVSEEELIQALELINNRPRKCLGWKTAYESFMEALSHLS; this is encoded by the coding sequence ATGAGTTATACACATCTTAGCATAACAGAGCGTAGTGAGCTAGCACTCCTTCATCGGTTGGGTTGGTCTGCCCGCGCCATTGCCAGAGAACTCAAACGGCATCATGCTACCATTGCCCGTGAGTTAAAACGGGGTTGTAAGGCAGGGGAATATCAGGCAGAAGCCGCGCATGAGGTTTACGAGAAACGTCGCGAACGGTCTGTTCCCAGAGGCAAGCGGACTCCTGAACGTGAGCATTACATTGCCAGTAAGCTGGCGCAGACCTGGTCTCCCGAGCAGATTGCCGGACGGATGAGTCAGGAATGCCCCGAACAGAAAGTGTCGTTTAAAACGATGTATCGCTGGCTGTATCAGGGCTTTTTGGTTAAAGGAGATACCACCGTTCTGCGCCACAAAGGGAAACGCCGGAGACCAATCGAAACACGTGGTCGTTTCAACGTAGGAAAGTCCATTCGGCAGCGACCCAAGGAAGTACGAAAGCGTGAGAGCTTTGGTCATTGGGAACGGGATACGGTTGTTTCCAGCCGTGGAAAAAGTAAGGCGTGTGTCGCGACGTTCGCTGAGCGCAAGACACGCTTTTACCTTGCCGTAAAGATGCCTGATCGTACCTCGGCTTCCATGGAAAAGGCCTTTGGTTTCGTTGCTGAGTCGTTACCGAAAGGATCGTTTCAAACAGCTACCGTTGACCGTGGCAAAGAGTTTGCCTGTTACGAACGGCTGGAGTCAGCACATGGCGTAAACATTTACTTTGCCGATCCCTACTCTTCCTGGCAAAGGGGCACGAACGAGAACGCAAATGGCCTTCTGCGAGAATTTTTTCCCAAAGGCAAGGATTTTGCCGAAGTCTCCGAGGAGGAACTGATTCAGGCCTTGGAGCTCATTAACAATCGGCCAAGAAAATGTCTGGGTTGGAAGACCGCTTACGAATCATTCATGGAAGCTCTGTCGCACTTGTCTTGA
- a CDS encoding alpha/beta fold hydrolase produces the protein MIHYKTYIRGEGYEWVTFVHGAGGSSSIWYKQIKAYKEHFNILLVDLRGHGRSKQHLGKRRPKYTFEDVSRDIIEVMKHENIASSHFVAVSLGTIIVQIIAELEPHKIRSMVLAGAVTRLNLRSQVLIALGNLVKHIVPYMWLYKLFAWVIMPRARHRESRSLFVREAQKLCQKEFKRWFSLTHGINAFLCSLLAKEPPIPALFVMGDEDYMFLPAVQACVSQRQYAQLRLLMNCGHVVNVDQPEEFNRISIGFIREQTGDGRYEVSPA, from the coding sequence GTGATTCATTATAAGACGTACATACGCGGTGAGGGTTATGAATGGGTGACCTTCGTCCACGGCGCGGGCGGCAGCTCATCCATCTGGTATAAACAGATCAAAGCTTACAAAGAACATTTTAATATTCTCCTCGTCGATTTGCGCGGTCATGGCAGGTCGAAGCAGCATCTGGGGAAGCGGCGGCCGAAATACACGTTCGAGGACGTGAGCCGCGACATTATCGAGGTGATGAAGCACGAGAACATCGCTTCCAGCCATTTTGTCGCGGTTTCGCTCGGGACGATCATCGTGCAGATCATAGCAGAGCTGGAGCCGCACAAAATACGCTCGATGGTTTTGGCGGGAGCCGTGACCCGGCTGAATTTGCGTTCGCAGGTGCTGATTGCGCTCGGCAATCTCGTCAAGCACATCGTGCCGTACATGTGGCTGTACAAACTGTTTGCCTGGGTCATCATGCCGCGGGCGCGCCATCGCGAATCCCGGTCGTTATTTGTCAGAGAAGCGCAAAAGCTTTGTCAAAAAGAGTTCAAGCGCTGGTTTTCGCTGACGCACGGCATCAATGCGTTTTTATGCAGCCTGCTGGCGAAGGAGCCTCCGATTCCGGCCCTGTTTGTGATGGGCGACGAAGACTACATGTTTTTGCCCGCGGTTCAAGCGTGTGTGAGTCAGAGACAGTATGCGCAGTTGCGCCTTTTGATGAACTGCGGCCACGTGGTCAATGTCGATCAGCCGGAAGAGTTTAACCGGATTTCGATCGGATTTATCCGCGAGCAGACGGGGGATGGACGGTACGAGGTAAGCCCCGCTTAG
- the map gene encoding type I methionyl aminopeptidase, whose amino-acid sequence MSIQNEHDLLALQRIGRIVAEAREAMLKAVRAGITTKELDRIGGDILAKYGARSAPQVTYDFPGQTCISVNHVVAHGIPDGTVLKEGDVVNVDVSAELDGYFADTGASVVVGQGEPVKQALCKCAEESLYKALDSAKAGSKLSQIGRIVHNEAKAKGFTVVKNLTGHGIGKSLHEEPAHVLNYYDKWDKRLLTDGLVLAVETFISTGTEYVKDGADGWALVTPDRSYVAQYEHTVVITRGKPIILTA is encoded by the coding sequence ATGTCGATTCAAAATGAACACGACTTGCTCGCTTTGCAGCGGATCGGGAGAATTGTGGCAGAAGCTAGAGAAGCGATGCTGAAGGCCGTCCGGGCGGGCATCACGACAAAAGAGCTGGATCGTATCGGCGGCGATATTTTGGCGAAGTACGGTGCGCGCTCGGCTCCACAGGTGACGTACGACTTCCCCGGGCAGACGTGCATCAGCGTGAATCACGTTGTGGCGCACGGGATTCCCGACGGAACCGTGTTGAAGGAAGGCGATGTCGTCAACGTCGACGTCTCCGCAGAGCTGGACGGTTATTTTGCCGATACAGGCGCTTCGGTTGTCGTGGGACAGGGAGAGCCTGTGAAGCAGGCGCTGTGCAAATGCGCAGAGGAATCGCTGTACAAGGCGCTGGATTCGGCCAAGGCTGGCTCCAAGTTGAGCCAGATCGGGCGCATCGTCCACAATGAAGCGAAGGCAAAAGGATTTACGGTCGTCAAAAATCTCACAGGCCACGGCATCGGCAAAAGCTTGCACGAGGAGCCGGCGCACGTCCTGAACTACTACGACAAATGGGACAAACGGCTGCTTACGGACGGGCTGGTGCTCGCTGTCGAAACGTTTATTTCCACTGGAACGGAGTATGTGAAGGATGGGGCAGACGGCTGGGCTTTGGTGACGCCGGACAGAAGCTACGTCGCCCAGTACGAGCACACCGTCGTCATAACGCGCGGCAAGCCGATTATTTTGACGGCTTAA
- a CDS encoding ABC transporter permease has protein sequence MEGKKFSLFDFIYKYGTVAVIVIVMLLFSLTNPYFFTYDNITDILRSISIVTFVAIGVTFSLIVGGFDLSVGSTVSLTTVVSASMMVWYEQGVFATLVVPIALSLIVGLVNAFLVVKIRIPDLLATLAMLYIVNGLHMTYSKGYSIYANMPMEDGSMAPGKFQEWFLWLGQGKIFSLPVPVILTFLLVAVTHIYLTYTRQGRMLYMTGGNLEAARLSGIPVNRYRTLAYVLSALFAGLGGMLLAARIGTGQVSSGGSMLMDAVAAAFVGFSVFGAGKPNVFGTFVGAILIGVLLNGMTMLNLPYYAYDIIKGTVLALALAVTYYQLRRKRKA, from the coding sequence GTGGAAGGTAAAAAATTCAGCCTGTTTGATTTTATTTACAAATACGGAACGGTTGCGGTTATTGTTATCGTTATGCTGTTATTCAGTTTGACCAACCCGTATTTTTTTACGTATGACAACATTACGGACATTTTGCGCTCGATCTCGATCGTGACGTTTGTCGCCATCGGCGTTACGTTTTCCTTGATTGTCGGGGGCTTTGACCTGTCTGTCGGTTCGACGGTGTCGCTGACTACCGTCGTCTCGGCCTCGATGATGGTCTGGTACGAGCAGGGCGTGTTCGCCACACTGGTCGTTCCGATTGCGCTCAGCCTGATCGTCGGGCTGGTCAACGCGTTTCTGGTCGTCAAAATCCGGATTCCCGACCTGCTGGCGACGCTCGCGATGCTCTACATCGTCAACGGGCTGCACATGACGTATTCCAAAGGCTACTCGATCTACGCCAACATGCCGATGGAAGACGGTTCGATGGCTCCGGGGAAATTCCAGGAGTGGTTTTTGTGGCTTGGCCAAGGCAAAATTTTCTCGCTGCCTGTGCCAGTTATCCTGACCTTTTTGCTGGTCGCGGTCACGCACATCTACCTGACCTACACCAGACAAGGACGGATGCTGTACATGACGGGCGGCAATCTGGAAGCCGCGCGCTTGTCAGGCATTCCGGTCAATCGCTACCGCACGCTCGCCTACGTGTTATCCGCGCTGTTTGCCGGCTTGGGCGGGATGCTCTTGGCGGCGCGGATCGGGACAGGCCAGGTGAGCAGCGGCGGCTCGATGCTGATGGATGCAGTGGCAGCGGCGTTTGTCGGCTTCTCTGTATTCGGCGCGGGCAAGCCGAATGTGTTCGGGACGTTCGTCGGCGCAATCCTGATCGGGGTGCTGCTCAACGGCATGACGATGCTCAACCTGCCGTACTACGCCTACGATATTATCAAAGGGACGGTATTGGCGCTGGCGTTGGCTGTGACGTATTACCAGCTTCGGCGGAAAAGAAAAGCGTAG
- a CDS encoding DNA-3-methyladenine glycosylase I translates to MNRCGWVNQDPLYLDYHDREWGVPVYDDRLLFEYLNLEGAQAGLSWYTILKKRENYRRAFDNFEAEKIVQYDEEKIEQLLQDEGIVRNKLKIRGVVKNAHAYLKVVEEFGSFSSYIWSFVGGKPIHNHFQELRDVPASTEISDKMSKDLKKRGFTFVGSTICYAFMQAVGMVNDHVATCDLYQKD, encoded by the coding sequence ATGAATCGATGTGGCTGGGTGAATCAGGACCCGTTGTATTTGGATTATCACGACCGGGAGTGGGGCGTGCCTGTCTACGATGACCGGCTGCTCTTTGAATATTTGAATCTGGAGGGCGCGCAGGCGGGGCTGAGCTGGTACACGATCCTGAAAAAGCGGGAGAACTACCGCCGGGCTTTTGACAACTTTGAAGCGGAAAAGATCGTGCAGTACGACGAGGAAAAGATCGAACAGCTTTTGCAGGATGAGGGCATCGTGCGGAACAAGCTGAAAATCAGAGGCGTCGTCAAAAACGCTCACGCCTATCTCAAAGTCGTGGAGGAGTTCGGCTCCTTTTCCAGCTACATCTGGTCGTTCGTCGGCGGCAAGCCGATCCACAACCACTTTCAGGAGCTTAGGGACGTACCTGCCTCCACCGAAATCAGCGACAAGATGAGCAAGGATTTGAAAAAGCGCGGCTTCACGTTTGTCGGTTCGACGATCTGCTACGCGTTCATGCAGGCAGTAGGCATGGTGAACGACCACGTGGCGACGTGCGATCTGTATCAAAAAGACTAA
- a CDS encoding histidine kinase N-terminal domain-containing protein yields MAMDDLALFLDEHEEAAVEEFRKRIMVSEHDQFNGIIHLNGQAMYRMVADYLRSKITHEDIKQLAYKVAHERNQAEINIGDFVFNVCMGRELMLDVLQKGPFPPDVLLPALLKINECFDVFLVHAVSRYTELKDSDLEEKKLFIERSHKDRLTILGQMASSFVHEFRNPLTSIMGFSRLLKEDYPNLPYVDIIENELHQLNYRVSQFLLVSKKGAVHKKKEVFSIALLFEEILSFLYPNIVDVNAHISCTIDPLLLLDGYRDEMRQVFINIISNALDALQRKNSDKEIAIQGFRTDEMTAITISNNGAPIPPDLLSVIFEPFFTTKELGTGIGLYVCKEIIERHGGVIKCESSDQQTVFSMYFRDS; encoded by the coding sequence GTGGCAATGGACGACTTGGCACTTTTTTTGGACGAGCATGAGGAAGCAGCGGTAGAAGAGTTCAGGAAACGGATCATGGTGTCTGAGCACGACCAGTTCAACGGAATTATTCATCTGAACGGACAAGCCATGTACCGCATGGTGGCCGACTATCTCCGTTCGAAGATTACGCATGAGGATATCAAACAGCTTGCATATAAAGTAGCGCACGAACGGAATCAGGCCGAGATCAACATCGGCGATTTCGTTTTCAATGTTTGCATGGGCCGGGAGCTGATGCTCGACGTTCTGCAAAAAGGGCCCTTTCCACCCGATGTTCTGCTGCCAGCCTTGCTTAAAATAAACGAATGCTTCGACGTTTTTCTCGTGCACGCCGTGTCCAGGTACACGGAGCTGAAAGACAGCGATCTGGAAGAGAAAAAGCTGTTTATTGAGCGGTCGCACAAGGACAGGCTGACGATCTTGGGGCAGATGGCATCGAGCTTTGTACATGAATTTCGCAATCCGCTGACCTCGATTATGGGATTCTCCCGATTGTTAAAAGAAGACTATCCGAACTTGCCGTACGTGGACATTATCGAAAATGAGCTGCATCAGTTGAATTACCGCGTCTCTCAGTTTTTGCTGGTTTCCAAAAAGGGAGCCGTACATAAGAAAAAAGAAGTGTTTAGCATCGCTTTACTATTTGAAGAAATACTCTCCTTTCTCTATCCGAACATCGTGGACGTGAACGCGCATATTTCGTGTACGATCGATCCGCTGCTCCTTTTGGACGGGTACCGGGATGAGATGAGGCAAGTGTTCATCAACATTATTTCGAATGCGCTCGATGCCCTGCAGCGCAAAAACAGCGACAAAGAAATTGCGATCCAAGGGTTTCGCACCGACGAGATGACAGCGATCACGATTTCCAACAATGGCGCGCCGATCCCGCCAGATCTGCTGTCGGTCATTTTCGAGCCGTTTTTTACCACCAAAGAGCTGGGGACGGGCATCGGGCTGTACGTCTGCAAGGAAATTATCGAGCGGCACGGCGGGGTGATTAAGTGCGAGTCATCTGACCAGCAGACGGTATTTTCCATGTACTTCCGGGATTCCTAG
- a CDS encoding DinB family protein: MNANDLLILNFEEVRRRSIKVWRAIPDDRLNWKPDDKAFTCAQMIRHVIEGEFLYHQILIQRGSAALSALPNPYETKPFTTVEEDLAFAQPYREQFLAFVKGLDKSDLESIRIDRSDVGYVRTLGDMLLRIAYHESVHTGQLLDYMRTMGVKRPNIWD; encoded by the coding sequence ATGAACGCGAACGATCTGCTGATTCTGAATTTCGAGGAAGTCAGACGCCGAAGCATCAAAGTATGGCGGGCGATTCCAGACGACAGGCTGAACTGGAAGCCCGACGACAAAGCGTTTACCTGCGCACAAATGATTCGGCATGTCATCGAGGGCGAATTTTTGTATCACCAGATTTTGATTCAGCGAGGCAGCGCCGCTCTGTCTGCTCTCCCGAATCCGTATGAAACCAAGCCGTTCACGACCGTCGAGGAAGATTTGGCGTTTGCGCAGCCGTACCGGGAACAGTTTCTCGCCTTTGTCAAAGGGCTGGACAAAAGCGACCTGGAGAGCATTCGCATCGACCGCTCCGATGTCGGGTACGTCAGAACACTAGGGGACATGCTGCTGCGGATCGCCTATCACGAGTCCGTCCATACCGGCCAGCTTCTCGATTATATGAGAACGATGGGTGTCAAGCGGCCGAACATTTGGGACTGA
- a CDS encoding GAF domain-containing protein encodes MSSIISNTVEIMEADKGVIVLLDADRGCASFGISRQGLDQLLQGIEDGPFVRIKETGLPFVVNRESTVGERGFHPARSRTYELYLPVLDSHREVVACIILARIDRRFSEHEQHILIGMAKQVSLALDKLAMFEETKRQRQITQEMLDSVQGAYSCFLSTAERSR; translated from the coding sequence TTGTCGAGCATTATTTCGAACACCGTAGAAATCATGGAAGCAGACAAAGGCGTCATCGTGCTGTTGGACGCGGATCGCGGCTGCGCCAGCTTCGGCATTTCCCGGCAAGGGCTTGACCAGTTGCTGCAAGGGATCGAGGACGGGCCTTTTGTCCGCATCAAGGAAACCGGGCTGCCATTTGTCGTCAACCGTGAAAGTACAGTGGGCGAGCGCGGCTTCCACCCTGCTCGTTCCCGCACTTACGAGTTGTATCTCCCGGTACTGGATTCGCACAGGGAGGTCGTGGCTTGCATCATTCTCGCCCGCATCGACCGCAGGTTCTCCGAGCACGAGCAGCACATCTTGATCGGCATGGCCAAGCAAGTCTCGCTCGCCCTGGACAAGCTCGCCATGTTTGAGGAAACGAAAAGGCAGCGGCAAATTACGCAGGAAATGCTCGACTCCGTGCAGGGGGCATACAGTTGCTTTCTCTCAACGGCGGAACGATCCAGGTGA